Below is a window of Impatiens glandulifera chromosome 2, dImpGla2.1, whole genome shotgun sequence DNA.
CAGCAACGTCTTTCCTATATTTCCATAGAAGTTCACCCAAGAATCTGAGGACAATGAGTTCACATACACCAACCATGTCAGTTAGGTTAGGAGGCATTAACGCTCTCAGAATCAAATAGAGTTTGTATAAAGAAGAGGAATAAGAAGAACAGAATATACTCTGATCAATAGATTGCACACTCATTTGTCCATAGTTTGTTAATCCTCCCACTAAATCAAGCAAGATGTTGCCAATACTGAATCCAATTGTACTCTTACGTCGGAAATTCATAACAGCCTACATACAACAGTTGTTACAAGTGAAAAACACCATCTTAGGGTAAGTATTGCTAGCAATAGATACAAATAAGAAGAATCAATAACTGTATATTCTTGCAATCCACAACCATACAGATGAGAAAATCAAAGTAGGTTTAGATTTCTTGCTAAATTTGCTAGAATTCAAAcaaagaagaataagaagacaCAGTCAATTCAAACCTGAGGGATGTACTTGATGACTGTCATAGTAACCTGCAATGTGCTGAAAAAAGGCAATTGTAACCAAACATCAGCTCCATTCACAAGTACAATCATTTCACATCCAgatgaaaataaaagtaaaagttaaaataaaaatagtactTGAAGCAGGACACTAGCCAAAGCCATGAATGACTTGGCAAAGCTACTAAGCAGCAAACAGCAGCTGCAAACCATGCAACGAAAACAATGGCATAACTAATCTTTGACACCTTCTGGTTTCCACGCTGTTAAAATACAAAACATAAGTTGAAGTTTGCACATAAGGAGGACTGGAAAAGTGTTTAATTACGAAGTCAAACTACAAAACCTCATAAATTGCAATCTGGAACAGGGTAAAGGCAGTAATTAGAACAGCATGTATTGAAAAAGCCACATCATTTGCCGCCACAGGTATCATCTACATTCATGATGCATGAAACCgtaaaaattcaattcaaatcaagGTATGTTTAATTTAGACTAATATtgttatgtttaatttaaagaCTAATAGTGTTATGTTTACCTCTTTGAAGCCATATTTCTCATGGTATTGTCTCTGAACAGCGGAGCTAAAGAAGACGGATGCGTTGTAAATGAGATAAGATGAGTGCTTTGTCAAATTGAGCACCACGAAATCGAAGTTCAGTCCGACCACACTGAGTTTTTGATAAGATCAAAGAAACGATTGGTTTTAAAAGGGAAAACATACAGAGAATACATATGAATAGAGAAAGAGAGGAGGATATATTGACCTTTTCCTTCGGAAATTCAATATGACCTGAGGATAGAAACTGATCGACCAAGCAAAGAAAGCAGTCCATCCTAATACGTTGGACAGAACTTCAAGATGAAAAGAGTTCCAAGCAGATGTCATCTCACTAccgatggatggatggatggatcgTACTTCTGGAATTCTTCAGTTGTCACTAGATTCAGGGGAAAAAAATCGAATCTTTTGTATGGGCGAAACTGAGAACAAAAATTGGTTGTTTATTTATCAAACGATTATAACAGCGTCTGGCCAAGTTCCTGTAAAATGAACCTAGACCCAACTTAAGGCGACGTTCAACGATGGGAAGGAGGAAGGTTCGGATATGGATTCATACATTTTACAAGtggaaaaaaatgtaaaaccAATCAAATTGGAAATATTCAAATTGGTAGTttatgtattaaaattttagggTTAATGgaactaaatattataaaattaaaattattatattttatatggatatattaaaactattaattatggttatatggaatatatatatatatatatatatatatgcaattaAGAAATTGTGAGGATATTTTTGGATGGATATTTTTCGATGACTAATGAATTggttcttaaataatttaaaactgaaTTTTTCTACTGAGATGAAGAACATGGCTAGTTTCTAGAACTTACCAATTGTTTTGCGGGCGACATGAACGAAGTGAGATTTTCGTCTGAAAAAAGGGGTCAATAGGCCTAATAGTCTAATACGCGAGTTCTCAAATACAGTTGAAAAAACTTGAACTTATCGATTTTTCATTAGAGGGTCACATTCATTCTCGTATCGACAAATTTCTAATTAACGAATCAATCTTTCAAagattttctaatatatttcaaaaggtcCTTCCATTCATTGAAATTGTTCAAATCACTGATCGATCTTGATGCCGAAAGATGAGAAGAATATGTTGACCATTTAGATTCGAAATAAATAGTTGATTAAAGAAGACTTTATACCGCGTGTTCAATCATGGTGGGTGAATCAGTCATCGGTTGATTATCTGTTGAGTAATCTCTTTGTGAATTTAAGAACCATGCGTAAACTTCTCAAAAGTTGATTTGTGGGAGATCgtgttttattttgtgttaaaatCAATGActtgtgtaattaaattaatggcATTGACGAGAATCGGGAGATTTGTGAACTCTCCGCTGGGGAGGTTAGTTCTCGGATTTACATTGTTAGCAAGTTACTCGATATGTGTAAGGAAGAAAAAACTAGGGCACGCCAGCGAAGTAAAACTACATGATTAAGAGTCAAAGATAGAAACACCAAGTTTTTTCATGAAATTTCTAACGCGCAAACAAAACATAATGTGATAAAATTTTATCTCGATCGAGGGAAAAGTTTATGATAGTGAACCTGAAATCTCTATGAGTATTTGTCAAATTCTATAAGGGTTTGTTAAAAGAGCCATTTAAGGTTAGGCTTAAATTgaatagtaattttttattcaattagtaATCCCCTCTTTTATTCTATCGACAATAAAagtggatactaaccctaagttcttAGGTTTGAGctcgtcaggcggcaagttctgtctggttaagtgtgtttgcgggttacatATTTAATTCGTTGTCTCATTTATTTTCCCCCCAAAAATTgaatagtaattttttattcaattaatacaACGCAAAAAGATATGTTGGAGACTCTTTTTACGTTGGAGGAGGTTAAAGAGGCCATTAAGGGGTGTGGAAGTGATAAAACGCTAAGATGCGATgaatttacttctttttttaacAAGGCGTGGCCTTTCCTTAGAACTGGAATTATGGAatcaattaatcattttttttatcgattttcttaatttgataaaaattgaAACTCTAAATTCACAgtttcaattatataaattcacCGTCTCAATATTCTAAATTGTGGAAGCAATTTTTTCTTGAGTATTGCAATCCTCTAAATTCATAATTTCATCCATTGTAAGTTTACGGAGAAAATGAAACCTAACATTTATGTGTTTGCTTCGTCAATGCATCACATAATTTTTGATAGTTTGATTGTTGAATTATTGTCACATAATACAATGGTAACACCAACATGAACATGTTTTACTTTCTCAAAAAATATTCTTAGTCTTATAGCTTGACAAACACATGATGCAACTGCAATGAATTTACCTTTAGTGGAGGACAATGATACTACTGACTGTTTCTCTAAAGACCAAGATACtactcaagaacaaaacataAACGCATATCTAGAAGTACTTTTCCTATCACTTAGGTCCCCTGCATAATCACTATTAGtatatacaattaaattttgatGTCCTCTTGACTTGTAAAAAATACCAAAGTCTACTGTTCTTTTTAAATACTGAGTACTCACTTTGCTGTAGTAAAATGTGATTTAGTAGGACAATCCATGAATTTAGTAAGAAGACTTATCACAAACATAATATTTGGTCTAATAGCTGTTAAATACATCATACTTCCCGGTTCCCACTATCTGTCTATAAGTAATATTATCTACCTTATTTTATTCTTCTGTTTTTCCAAGTTTACAACCTGGAACAATAGGATTTAGAACTATTGGATTACTTTGATCCATATTGAATCTCTCCAAACTCTCGTGTGTATTTCTTCTACccaataaaaatgtaatattgcCTCTGTAATACCTCAATTCTAAGAAAGAATCTCATGtttcattgattttttaaaatcaataaacataCATTCATTGTTTccaataaatataagattattCACATAAACACATACAATTAACAACATACATTTGTCTCGAGTCTTGATGAAAATAGTGTGTTCATATTGACATCTCTTAAAACCTTTGTTTGttgaaataagttattaatgAGGCAggctaaaatatttaaaggtaaaaaattatttatttcacgCTATTAATAGCACGCTATTAGAAACCATTCTAAATACCGTTCTGCATCTATTGGTTCAAATCATCTAGCAATTGTCGAAATTCTTTCTTTTATTAACCCCTAATACTTTTTGGATCGAAGGAAGTTCTCCATTAACATACATCAATGCTCATAGTGATCATTCAACTTCGATATTGAAGCttgaacaaaattattttcgGTTGACATGGATGACTTCACTTTTTTTCTTCGTTGCATCGTAGAAGTccttgctctaataccaattgtcaaattaaataaaaaaaattatagaagatAAATGACCAAATTTATTGAAggaataaaagattatatatagccatcattttacattaaaaaaaataaaataaacagcCATAAACTAACTAATAACTACGATAAGAACAACTACTCACCGCTAACTAACTAGATAAGAA
It encodes the following:
- the LOC124926039 gene encoding cystinosin homolog codes for the protein MTSAWNSFHLEVLSNVLGWTAFFAWSISFYPQVILNFRRKSVVGLNFDFVVLNLTKHSSYLIYNASVFFSSAVQRQYHEKYGFKEMIPVAANDVAFSIHAVLITAFTLFQIAIYERGNQKVSKISYAIVFVAWFAAAVCCLVALPSHSWLWLVSCFNTLQVTMTVIKYIPQAVMNFRRKSTIGFSIGNILLDLVGGLTNYGQMSVQSIDQNSWVNFYGNIGKTLLSLVSIFFDLVFIFQHYVLYPAKKTDSSSPHFTPESKVEPLVKPSDVDSLQSENV